The following proteins are encoded in a genomic region of Tenuifilum sp. 4138str:
- a CDS encoding ATP-binding cassette domain-containing protein, whose translation MDKNIAIGLIDTLADLTRKDWDIEQCRSIIQSFFSSPDFDVNGEELLKQFDSIINSESFVSGNFKHDAGLPCETMTTEQRIELAIAFYHVLSSYPESGHQKLFTAWNVIGIQPEDAICLYHFLSFGPTANQFQLPGNSFISQDVLEGWEQNNSNRMIFLYDENSPTQELEKALCEKRTGLGGNLLFAYFHSIGCYIVKYHGDRQVLIEDEPLIAGRSYCFKPGSSITLSNGEQIRYDNITRIRLLGSGVQPVKLVVQDLEFTFPGSNQGIKPFSTVEESGRVVGILGGSGVGKSTLLNLLSGKLKPHKGKVLINGYDVHNESHKLMGVVGFVPQDDLLIENLSVYQNMLFNARLCFGNYSRKQVRELVDSTLKSLDLWEIRNLKVGNALDKVISGGQRKRLNIGLELLREPAVLFLDEPTSGLSSNDSVMVLNLLRNLADAGKLVVVNIHQPSERLFRMFDRLWVLDKGGYPVYVGNPTEAVGYFREKSARVGNLVTSAVQRKRVNPEDILDIIEQRQVDRSGSFTVNRKVSPEEWYRLYRESIQPKVIEIEGKTALPQGKFRLPDVIKQLNVFTKRNLLSKLANRQYMLLNILEPVVLGLILSFFIKYSPGNDYIFAANRNIPAFIFMSVIVSLFLGLSVSAEEIIGDRRILERESFLNLSRFSYINSKVLYLFGLSAIQMLLFVGVSLTIIGVKGLTLKYWLVLFSSACFANMLGLIISSVMKSVVAIYITIPLLLVPQILLSGTVVDFDNLNSSLTRRVYVPVIGDVMTSRWAYEALAVSQYMDNRYEKNFFDAEMQLSRAAFRASFLIPRLQVKLEECVRLDDLDEDRSADISRHLLFIANEIEHLAQSDDVPQFELLEELKKGQLYDQFAFELNGYLLYIKKLFQEQQRAATAKRDSVYLALKGQLGDDGVYKLKQGNHNTALAEWVLRSNEVTKYLETDNRLIQKAEPIYMLPDHPFGRAQLYAPYKYFNGQYIKTIWFNIIAIWLFTIALYTLLNLINNKKTGKVPVLWRIIGKFTR comes from the coding sequence TTGGATAAGAATATTGCCATAGGACTTATCGATACGCTGGCCGATTTAACTCGCAAGGACTGGGATATTGAGCAATGCCGGAGCATTATTCAAAGCTTCTTTTCATCACCCGATTTTGATGTTAATGGAGAGGAGCTTCTTAAGCAGTTCGACAGTATCATTAATTCAGAGAGTTTCGTTAGCGGTAATTTTAAACACGATGCCGGTTTGCCCTGCGAAACGATGACCACCGAACAGCGTATTGAGTTGGCCATAGCATTTTACCATGTACTCTCTTCGTACCCTGAATCTGGGCATCAAAAGCTTTTTACCGCATGGAATGTAATTGGCATTCAGCCAGAGGATGCAATTTGCCTATACCATTTCCTAAGCTTTGGCCCAACCGCTAATCAATTTCAGCTTCCAGGCAATTCATTTATTTCACAAGATGTTCTTGAGGGTTGGGAGCAAAACAATAGCAATAGGATGATTTTCCTATACGATGAAAATTCCCCTACCCAAGAACTTGAAAAAGCATTATGCGAGAAACGTACTGGACTTGGAGGCAATCTACTTTTTGCCTACTTCCATAGCATAGGCTGTTACATAGTTAAGTACCATGGTGATAGACAGGTTTTGATTGAAGATGAACCACTTATAGCTGGACGTTCGTACTGTTTTAAGCCGGGTTCAAGCATCACGCTTAGCAATGGTGAGCAAATCCGATACGACAATATAACACGTATACGCTTGCTGGGTAGCGGCGTTCAGCCGGTAAAATTGGTTGTTCAGGATCTTGAGTTTACTTTTCCCGGAAGCAACCAGGGCATTAAGCCTTTTAGTACCGTTGAGGAGTCGGGGAGGGTAGTGGGAATACTTGGCGGTAGCGGGGTGGGTAAATCAACCCTTCTGAACCTCCTGTCGGGCAAGCTTAAGCCCCATAAGGGCAAAGTGCTGATTAACGGCTACGACGTTCATAACGAGTCGCATAAGCTGATGGGTGTTGTTGGCTTTGTACCCCAGGACGATTTGCTTATTGAGAACCTCTCCGTTTACCAGAACATGCTCTTTAATGCAAGGCTTTGCTTTGGCAACTATAGCCGTAAGCAGGTTAGGGAGCTTGTGGATTCTACTTTAAAAAGCTTGGATTTATGGGAAATTAGGAATTTAAAGGTAGGGAATGCTCTGGATAAGGTTATAAGCGGAGGGCAGCGCAAGAGGCTAAACATTGGGCTTGAGCTGCTACGCGAGCCTGCGGTGCTTTTCCTCGATGAGCCCACCAGCGGCCTTTCGTCCAACGATTCGGTTATGGTACTTAACCTGCTCCGCAACCTTGCCGATGCCGGCAAGCTGGTTGTGGTAAATATACATCAACCCTCCGAAAGGCTTTTCAGGATGTTCGATAGGCTATGGGTTTTGGATAAAGGAGGGTATCCGGTTTATGTGGGCAACCCAACCGAGGCGGTTGGTTACTTTAGAGAGAAATCGGCTAGGGTTGGCAATCTGGTGACATCAGCAGTGCAAAGGAAAAGGGTTAACCCTGAGGATATACTCGATATTATTGAGCAGCGTCAGGTTGATAGGAGCGGTTCGTTTACCGTAAACCGTAAGGTATCGCCCGAGGAGTGGTATAGGCTCTACCGTGAATCGATTCAGCCCAAAGTGATTGAAATTGAGGGGAAAACGGCATTACCCCAGGGAAAGTTTCGGTTACCCGATGTAATAAAGCAGCTAAACGTATTTACCAAGCGTAACCTTCTCTCAAAGTTAGCCAACAGGCAATACATGTTGCTCAATATCCTGGAACCCGTTGTTCTGGGGCTTATCCTTTCCTTCTTCATTAAGTACTCGCCAGGCAACGATTATATTTTTGCGGCAAACCGCAACATACCCGCTTTCATATTTATGAGCGTGATAGTTTCGCTCTTTCTGGGCCTTAGTGTTAGTGCCGAGGAGATAATTGGCGACCGCCGCATTCTGGAGCGTGAGTCGTTTCTCAACTTGAGCCGCTTCAGCTACATCAACTCAAAGGTTCTTTACCTGTTTGGTCTTTCGGCCATTCAAATGCTACTGTTTGTAGGGGTGAGCCTTACCATTATTGGAGTTAAAGGTTTAACGCTCAAGTACTGGTTGGTGCTTTTCAGCTCGGCATGCTTTGCCAATATGCTCGGGTTGATAATCAGCTCAGTGATGAAATCGGTTGTTGCCATATATATTACCATACCGTTGCTGCTTGTGCCGCAAATCCTTTTAAGCGGAACGGTAGTTGATTTCGATAACCTAAATTCATCGCTCACTCGCAGAGTTTACGTTCCGGTTATTGGCGATGTTATGACATCGCGATGGGCCTACGAGGCGCTTGCCGTATCGCAGTACATGGACAACCGTTACGAAAAAAATTTCTTTGATGCCGAGATGCAGCTTAGCCGTGCTGCTTTTAGGGCGTCGTTTCTTATTCCCCGCCTGCAGGTTAAACTTGAGGAATGCGTGAGGCTCGATGACCTCGATGAAGATAGGAGTGCCGATATATCGCGCCATTTGCTCTTTATTGCCAATGAAATTGAACACCTTGCCCAATCCGACGATGTGCCCCAGTTTGAACTGCTGGAAGAGCTAAAAAAAGGTCAGCTTTACGACCAGTTTGCTTTTGAGCTGAATGGTTACCTGCTTTACATCAAAAAGCTTTTTCAGGAGCAGCAGCGTGCCGCCACTGCCAAACGCGATAGCGTTTACCTGGCTCTTAAGGGCCAGCTTGGCGACGATGGCGTTTACAAGCTGAAACAAGGAAACCATAACACTGCTTTAGCCGAGTGGGTGCTACGGAGCAACGAGGTAACAAAATACCTCGAAACCGACAATAGGTTGATACAGAAAGCCGAGCCCATATACATGTTACCCGACCATCCCTTTGGCCGCGCACAGCTGTACGCACCCTATAAGTACTTCAACGGGCAGTATATCAAAACTATATGGTTCAACATAATTGCCATTTGGCTTTTTACCATTGCCCTATACACGCTGCTGAACCTTATTAACAATAAAAAAACTGG